TAAGAGACAGGATGATATTCACGGGATCATCTATCTTATGACTTTTGGCTGCGGAGTAGACTCTTTTATAAGCGATTTGGTTGAGCGTAAGGTACGACGTGCACGGGATATTCCATTTGTTGTGCTGACAATAGACGAGCACTCGGGAGAAGCCGGGATGGATACACGGCTTGAGGCATTTATAGACATGATCAGGTGGAGGATTGGTAATGAAGATAACGTTTCCGCACATGGGTAATACCTATATAGTTGCCAAAGCACTGCTTGATGATTTGGGAACAGAATATGTCATACCACCATTCAATAGCAAAAAGACTTTGGAGATTGGGACTAAGTATGCGCCTGAGATGGCATGCTTGCCGCTTAAAATCAATATAGGAAATTATATTCAGGCATACGAGCGTGGGGCAGATTCAATCCTTATAACCGGTGGTTGTGGACCCTGCAGGTTTGGTTATTACTGCGAGATGCACAGAGAAATACTTTCTGATAATGGTTATAAGATGGATGTTGTAGCAATTGAGTGGCCTGACGATGGCTTAAAGGAATTTGCAAGAAGAATTAAAAAGATTGCTGGGAGTATGAATTTATATAAAGTTACTAAAGCTGTAGCCAATGCGACGATAATATCAAAGCAGGTGGATGAGCTTGAGCACTTGAGCTTTAAAGTTAGACCACGGGAAATCAATAAAGGAAGTACTGACAGTGTTTATAAGGCTTTTTTGAACAAGGTCAAAGGAGTTAAGGGCTCTGGTGCTATCAAGAAGTTAATTGAGGAGACCAGAAATGAACTCTTGAATCTACCTCAGGATACGAACTTTGTACCGCTAAAAGTAGGTATTGTAGGCGAAATATATACAACCATAGATCCTTATACAAATTTCAATATTGCAGCCAAGCTTGGTAATATGGGAGTTGAAGTAGAACGGTCCGTTACTGTCAGTGGCTGGATAATAGAGCATATGCTTAAAAATGCACTCCATCTTCCAAGGGACAAGAGCTATGAGGAAGCAGCAAAGCCCTATCTTGGGAGAATGATAGGAGGGCATGCACAGGAGACGGTAGGAAATGCGGTCTTGTATGCTAAAAAAGGATATGATGGCGTTATCCAGGTTTATCCGCTTACATGTATGCCTGAGATAGTAGCAGCAAGTATACTGCCAGCGGTGGAACGGGATTATAACATTCCAATAATGACATTGATAATAGATGAATTATCGGGAGAAGCAGGTTACCAGACACGTATAGAAGCATTTGTGGATCTACTGGTAAAAAGAAGGGAGAGAGCAGCAGTTGAAGGAAAATGGGCATTATCTGGGAATTGATGTTGGATCTGTAAGTACAAATCTTGTGGTTATAGATGAAGATGATAAAGTTTTGGAAAAGCTATATTTAAGAACAGGGGGACAACCCATAAATGCATTAAGAAATGGTATGAAAATGCTGATTGAACGTCTTAACGTAGGAGTGAAGATCAAGGGTGTAGGGACGACAGGAAGCGGCAGACAGCTTGCAAGTGTCATAGTTGGTTCGGATATAGTTAAAAATGAGATTACTTCACATGCGGTAGCAGCTCAAAAATTAGTTCCTGGAGTAAAAACAATCCTTGAAATCGGCGGGCAGGACTCGAAGGTAATAATTCTTAAAAATGGCGTTGTATATGATTTTGCTATGAATACAGTGTGTGCTGCAGGCACAGGATCATTTTTGGACAGACAGGCGGCAAGACTGGAAATTCCTATAGAGGAGTTCGGGAAATATGCACTCAGATCCGGTTCCACAGTGAGGATCGCTGGACGGTGTGCGGTTTTTGCCGAATCAGATATGATTCATAAGCAACAAACCGGCCACAGCATGGAAGACATTATAAACGGTCTATGTGAAGCACTTGTACGCAACTATTTGAATAACCTGGCTAAAGGTAAGGATATTCAGGCACCGGTTGTATTTCAGGGAGGAGTTGCCGCAAACGTAGGAATAGTAGCAGCTTTTGAGAGAGCTCTTGGAACAAAAATAATCATTCCTGAATATCACGATGTTATGGGGGCATTTGGAGCAGCTTTGATTGCGAAGGAAAAGATGGAAGGAGGGGGCTATAAAACAAATTTCTTTGGATTTGAAACGGCTGAAAATGATTACAGAGCAAAAAGTATGGAATGTAGTGACTGCTCTAACATGTGTGAAGTTATTGAAATTACTTCCAATGGAGAAGTAATTGCCCGTTGGGGTGATAAATGCGGCAAATGGGCAAACCTGATAAGTGAAAATCAGATTGTAGGATAAAATCTGTTCAGGATGAAAAAAATGATGAAATTCAGGGCGGCGTGCAGCCGCCTTAAGTATTTACAGAAATAGCTTGTAATGTATGATATAGTTAAGTATATATTCTTGATGAGGTGATGTATGAATAAATACTTTGTAGACCTGCATGTCCATATCGGACGGTCTTCGGAAGGTCGTGAAATAAAAAAAGCAACAGCAAATAATCTGACTTTTGAAAATATAGCCCATGAGTCTTATTACCGTAAAGGAATAGATATAATAGGCGTAGTCGACTGTATTTCTCCCTATGTGCTTGATGATATCGACAACCTCATAGATAGAGGTGAGCTGGTAGAGAAAAAAGGGGGGGGCATGGAATACAGAGGAGGACAGACCCTTATACTGGGGGCTGAGATTGAGACCCATGAAATAAATGGCTGCAGTTCACATTCATTATGTTTCTTTGCACATTTAAGACAAATAAAGGACTTTTCAAATGAAATGAGCAAACATATTAAGAATATCAGATTTTGCTGCTCTATGAGCAGGCTGACAGGCCAGGGACTCTTTAATATAGTAGACTCATTCGGAGGGATTTTTATACCTGCCCATGCTTTTACACCACACAAGAGCTTTTACGGCAATTGCTGCGATACTCTGCATGATATTTTCAACGAGGAATCTTTTGAAAAAATACCTGCGATTGAACTGGGA
The sequence above is drawn from the Clostridia bacterium genome and encodes:
- a CDS encoding CoA protein activase, whose protein sequence is MKITFPHMGNTYIVAKALLDDLGTEYVIPPFNSKKTLEIGTKYAPEMACLPLKINIGNYIQAYERGADSILITGGCGPCRFGYYCEMHREILSDNGYKMDVVAIEWPDDGLKEFARRIKKIAGSMNLYKVTKAVANATIISKQVDELEHLSFKVRPREINKGSTDSVYKAFLNKVKGVKGSGAIKKLIEETRNELLNLPQDTNFVPLKVGIVGEIYTTIDPYTNFNIAAKLGNMGVEVERSVTVSGWIIEHMLKNALHLPRDKSYEEAAKPYLGRMIGGHAQETVGNAVLYAKKGYDGVIQVYPLTCMPEIVAASILPAVERDYNIPIMTLIIDELSGEAGYQTRIEAFVDLLVKRRERAAVEGKWALSGN
- a CDS encoding acyl-CoA dehydratase activase yields the protein MKENGHYLGIDVGSVSTNLVVIDEDDKVLEKLYLRTGGQPINALRNGMKMLIERLNVGVKIKGVGTTGSGRQLASVIVGSDIVKNEITSHAVAAQKLVPGVKTILEIGGQDSKVIILKNGVVYDFAMNTVCAAGTGSFLDRQAARLEIPIEEFGKYALRSGSTVRIAGRCAVFAESDMIHKQQTGHSMEDIINGLCEALVRNYLNNLAKGKDIQAPVVFQGGVAANVGIVAAFERALGTKIIIPEYHDVMGAFGAALIAKEKMEGGGYKTNFFGFETAENDYRAKSMECSDCSNMCEVIEITSNGEVIARWGDKCGKWANLISENQIVG